A genomic window from Thermococcus nautili includes:
- a CDS encoding uracil-xanthine permease family protein, giving the protein MESLENARKPVLKVGIEDRVEPSKALVFGLQHVLAMFGATVTVPLVVGGAIGLSGSQIATMIQAVLLAMGIATLLQTTIGSRYPIVQGSSFAFIPGLIAIGSSIGMAAVQGALIVGGLIEALIGWLGIIGRVRKLFTPLVTGVTITLIGFSLADVAVNNFFNAYADPSGGTVGRAVLVGLITFLTTLFVALRGRRTRAMPVVVGALVGYAVSFPLGLVNLNLVESLPALSVPKPFPWGEPVFDLTAIVLLLFAFMVSIIESVGDYHAIATVTGSEITEGRIARGIGAEGLACSVAGFLGACGTTSYSENIGVVALTKVGSRHVVQVGAVILILLSLLPKFAGILASMPAPVLGGLTLALYGMISVTGLRLIKEKVEFNDRNTLILAASLIAGLGAPQLPPQLLESLPRLVSSILESGMAVGALTAIILERIL; this is encoded by the coding sequence ATGGAAAGCCTGGAAAACGCAAGGAAACCCGTTCTCAAAGTGGGGATAGAGGATAGGGTTGAACCTTCCAAGGCTTTGGTTTTTGGCCTTCAGCACGTTCTGGCGATGTTTGGGGCGACGGTGACGGTGCCTCTTGTAGTAGGCGGGGCGATAGGGCTCAGCGGTTCCCAGATAGCGACGATGATACAGGCCGTCCTGCTGGCGATGGGAATAGCAACGCTTCTCCAGACGACGATAGGCTCGCGCTATCCGATAGTCCAGGGTTCGAGCTTTGCCTTCATCCCTGGGCTGATAGCGATTGGCTCAAGCATTGGAATGGCCGCGGTTCAGGGGGCGCTAATCGTTGGCGGGCTGATTGAGGCCCTAATCGGCTGGCTCGGAATAATCGGAAGGGTCAGGAAGCTCTTCACGCCCCTCGTTACTGGGGTTACGATAACTCTCATTGGCTTCAGCCTCGCCGACGTGGCCGTTAATAACTTCTTCAACGCCTACGCCGACCCCTCCGGCGGGACCGTCGGAAGGGCCGTGCTTGTGGGTCTGATAACGTTTCTCACAACCCTCTTCGTTGCACTGAGGGGAAGGAGAACGAGGGCAATGCCGGTCGTTGTGGGTGCCCTCGTTGGCTACGCGGTGAGCTTTCCCCTTGGCCTCGTCAACCTAAACCTCGTGGAAAGCCTTCCTGCTCTAAGCGTTCCCAAGCCGTTCCCCTGGGGAGAGCCGGTATTCGATTTAACAGCGATAGTGCTCCTCCTCTTCGCCTTCATGGTCAGCATCATCGAGAGCGTTGGTGACTACCACGCGATAGCAACGGTTACCGGTTCCGAGATAACTGAGGGAAGGATAGCAAGGGGTATAGGCGCTGAAGGCCTCGCCTGCTCGGTAGCCGGTTTCCTCGGGGCCTGCGGAACCACGAGCTATTCAGAGAACATAGGTGTCGTTGCCCTTACCAAAGTTGGTAGCAGGCACGTGGTTCAGGTGGGGGCGGTTATCCTGATTCTCCTCTCGCTCCTCCCGAAGTTCGCGGGAATCCTCGCCTCAATGCCCGCCCCGGTCCTCGGCGGCCTGACGCTGGCCCTCTACGGCATGATAAGCGTTACTGGACTTAGGCTGATAAAGGAAAAGGTTGAGTTCAACGACAGGAACACGCTGATTCTCGCGGCCTCGCTGATAGCCGGGCTTGGCGCACCGCAGCTACCGCCTCAGCTCCTTGAATCCCTTCCAAGGCTCGTTTCGAGCATACTCGAGTCGGGAATGGCGGTAGGAGCCCTGACTGCAATAATCCTGGAAAGAATCCTTTAA
- the nuoI gene encoding NADH-quinone oxidoreductase subunit NuoI, translated as MPARVVGEEKVKLKKSFVKPWMGIKYLFKKPVTIKIPFEKIEPAPKYRGFHTLDWKKCVGCNFCGQICPARAIEMTWLEVDGKMEKRPHPKVDYGRCTFCQFCVDVCPTGALGFSEAYILTTDGTEDALELFNWVPIHPDKVRELNEKYGDYRFPVVKIEKLGDGTYRYHLRDGEVFEFKILGYGIRPPKKPTPAKPATKSTAKKETSKPAEKTESKPAEKKEGA; from the coding sequence ATGCCCGCGAGAGTCGTTGGTGAGGAAAAGGTCAAGCTCAAGAAGTCCTTCGTCAAGCCCTGGATGGGCATCAAGTACCTCTTCAAGAAGCCCGTGACGATAAAGATACCCTTCGAGAAGATAGAGCCGGCTCCAAAGTACAGGGGATTCCACACGCTCGACTGGAAGAAATGTGTGGGCTGTAACTTCTGCGGTCAGATATGCCCGGCGAGGGCAATAGAGATGACCTGGCTCGAAGTGGACGGCAAGATGGAGAAGAGGCCCCACCCGAAGGTTGACTACGGTCGCTGTACGTTCTGCCAGTTCTGTGTCGACGTCTGCCCAACGGGAGCGCTCGGCTTCAGCGAGGCCTACATCCTGACGACCGACGGAACTGAGGATGCCCTTGAGCTCTTCAACTGGGTGCCGATTCACCCGGACAAGGTCAGGGAGCTCAACGAGAAGTACGGCGACTACCGCTTCCCGGTCGTCAAGATTGAGAAGCTCGGCGATGGAACCTACCGCTACCACCTCCGCGACGGAGAGGTCTTCGAGTTCAAGATACTTGGCTACGGCATAAGGCCACCCAAGAAGCCCACCCCTGCCAAACCTGCCACCAAGTCCACTGCAAAGAAGGAGACCAGTAAACCCGCCGAAAAGACGGAATCAAAGCCGGCCGAGAAGAAGGAAGGGGCTTGA
- a CDS encoding NADH-quinone oxidoreductase subunit D, whose translation MANLEVPKELREEARKHDMYLTPIAKDTYELFFGPQHMATENFSIILKMDGNRIEKAIVNPGFLHRGFEKLAEQRPYFTNIALLLRICVPESDVPENIYSMAVDEIVGWEVPERAIWIRTVVLEMARVSAWMFWIMGFGNEIGLYTPGQWAAAYRERFMRLFEELTGGRVYHIYTVPGGVRRDIPGDKWLRQLRDTVEYIKSKLKDFDEILFDNYIMFERTEGVGVMDKKFALKHAVTGPNLRAVGVPYDVRKDDPYYLYPELDFEVPVLKEGDSLARVLVRRYELEQDLYILEQLLDMGPPSGPYMVQDPKLKNLPRFKVPAGDAYAHVESTKGDFGAYVVSDGSHKPYRVHVRGPSQSHGVTVLEELLKGARLADVPVILKTLDNCPPDIDR comes from the coding sequence ATGGCGAATTTGGAGGTTCCAAAGGAGCTTAGGGAGGAAGCGAGAAAGCACGACATGTACCTGACCCCGATAGCCAAGGACACCTATGAGCTGTTCTTCGGTCCACAGCACATGGCGACCGAGAACTTCAGCATAATCCTCAAGATGGACGGCAACAGGATAGAGAAGGCCATAGTTAACCCCGGATTCCTGCACCGCGGTTTCGAGAAGCTCGCCGAGCAGAGGCCCTACTTCACTAACATCGCCCTGCTCCTCCGTATCTGTGTTCCCGAGAGCGACGTTCCGGAAAACATATACTCAATGGCCGTTGATGAAATAGTCGGCTGGGAGGTTCCTGAGAGGGCGATATGGATTAGGACAGTTGTGCTTGAAATGGCGAGGGTTTCAGCCTGGATGTTCTGGATAATGGGATTTGGAAACGAGATAGGCCTCTACACCCCGGGCCAGTGGGCCGCCGCCTACCGTGAGAGGTTCATGCGCCTCTTTGAGGAGCTCACCGGCGGAAGGGTCTACCACATCTACACCGTCCCCGGAGGAGTCAGGAGGGACATCCCAGGAGACAAGTGGCTGAGGCAGTTGAGGGACACCGTTGAGTACATCAAGTCCAAGCTCAAGGACTTCGATGAGATACTCTTTGACAACTACATTATGTTCGAGAGGACTGAAGGCGTTGGCGTGATGGACAAGAAGTTCGCCCTCAAGCACGCGGTCACCGGGCCGAACCTCAGGGCCGTGGGAGTTCCCTACGACGTCAGGAAGGACGACCCCTATTACCTCTACCCAGAGCTCGACTTCGAGGTTCCGGTCCTGAAGGAAGGAGACAGCCTCGCGCGCGTTCTCGTCAGGAGGTACGAGCTGGAGCAGGACCTCTACATACTCGAACAGCTTCTCGACATGGGGCCGCCGAGCGGGCCCTACATGGTGCAGGACCCCAAGCTCAAGAACCTGCCGAGGTTCAAGGTTCCGGCAGGAGACGCCTACGCCCACGTTGAGAGCACCAAGGGAGACTTCGGAGCCTACGTCGTCAGCGACGGAAGCCACAAGCCCTACCGCGTCCACGTCCGTGGACCGAGCCAGAGCCACGGAGTTACGGTGCTTGAGGAGCTCCTCAAGGGAGCCCGCCTCGCCGACGTGCCGGTCATATTGAAGACCCTTGACAACTGTCCGCCCGACATAGACAGGTGA
- a CDS encoding NADH-quinone oxidoreductase subunit C, translated as MAVNDNKVENKVETVEKAEEKKPELPNTKEGRLVKELLEKAPYAEGSVRREKRIEFKVPAERIHEFLELASERFEMLMQISVVDWLKENQFELVYQLWSVSESVHAFVRTRVPRENAEVPTAMDIWPVAETYEREAHEFFGINFKGNPRLGPFILEPREYEKHPLRKDFNTLSYVKTIYGDDFDRYDESKTNYVI; from the coding sequence ATGGCTGTGAACGATAACAAGGTTGAGAACAAGGTTGAAACCGTTGAGAAGGCCGAGGAGAAAAAGCCCGAGCTCCCGAACACCAAGGAGGGCAGGCTCGTGAAGGAGCTCCTCGAGAAGGCCCCCTACGCGGAGGGAAGCGTCAGGCGCGAGAAGAGGATAGAGTTCAAGGTTCCTGCCGAGAGGATACACGAGTTCCTCGAGCTTGCCAGCGAGAGGTTCGAGATGCTCATGCAGATAAGCGTCGTTGACTGGCTCAAGGAGAACCAGTTCGAGCTCGTCTATCAACTCTGGAGCGTCAGCGAGAGCGTTCATGCATTTGTCAGGACGAGGGTTCCAAGGGAGAACGCAGAGGTGCCGACTGCCATGGACATCTGGCCCGTTGCAGAGACCTACGAGAGGGAGGCACACGAGTTCTTCGGCATAAACTTCAAGGGCAACCCGAGGCTCGGACCGTTCATACTCGAGCCGCGCGAATACGAGAAGCACCCGCTCAGGAAGGACTTCAACACCCTTAGCTACGTCAAGACAATCTACGGTGATGACTTCGACAGGTACGATGAGAGTAAGACGAACTACGTGATATGA
- a CDS encoding NuoB/complex I 20 kDa subunit family protein, with amino-acid sequence MGEDFISYELKEFKLFEPLFRWARKKSIWLVAFCTGCGGIEMPPLFTARYDIERFGMMPNPSPRMADLFLITGYVTPKTLKRIIITYEMMPDPKYILAHGSCPINGGVYWDSYNVVKQLDKYIPIDVAIAGCMPRPEAVMDGIQEIMRKIESGEADGWKRYRENYEWYRKNQDELFGEGWREKDAKRWLAWL; translated from the coding sequence ATGGGAGAGGATTTCATAAGCTACGAGCTCAAGGAGTTCAAGCTCTTCGAGCCGCTCTTCAGATGGGCGAGAAAGAAGAGCATCTGGCTGGTGGCGTTCTGTACCGGGTGCGGCGGCATAGAGATGCCGCCCCTCTTTACAGCTCGCTATGACATTGAGAGATTCGGTATGATGCCGAACCCATCCCCAAGGATGGCAGACCTGTTCCTGATTACGGGCTACGTCACGCCAAAAACGCTGAAGAGAATCATCATAACCTACGAGATGATGCCCGACCCCAAGTACATCCTCGCCCACGGCTCATGCCCAATCAACGGCGGCGTCTACTGGGACTCCTACAACGTCGTCAAACAGCTTGACAAGTACATCCCGATAGACGTTGCCATAGCCGGCTGTATGCCGAGGCCCGAGGCGGTTATGGACGGAATCCAGGAGATAATGAGGAAAATAGAGAGCGGGGAAGCGGACGGCTGGAAGCGCTATAGGGAGAACTACGAGTGGTACAGGAAGAACCAGGACGAGCTCTTTGGAGAGGGATGGCGTGAGAAGGACGCCAAGAGGTGGTTGGCATGGCTGTGA